Below is a genomic region from Fusarium oxysporum Fo47 chromosome XI, complete sequence.
GTTCAATTGAAACATGCATCTTTCCTCGCGTGGGGCCTCCATTCGACAATTCAAGAGCTCCTCTCGCTTATTAATGATTTCAAGGCTCATTGAGGGGCCAGGAACGTAGCGTGGTATTCATACAACGTGTAGAGTGATTTGTTGTCTTCTACGAGGACATGTATCTAGTAAGCTCTGAAGCCATGTACACGCTCGAAGTCTGCACAACATCAGTTCCCTTTTTTTATCCAAGGAGCCATCGCAGCACAGTATCAAAGAAGTCAATTCTTCCGTACCTGTCACCTCATTGTCTTAACccaagccatcaacaacacccaATCTATAGCCATGGAACTGGACCCAATCGCTATCCCGGATCCAATCATTACTGAGATTGATACTCCCACTGAAGATCCTGATGCGCCTCCAGATGGCGGATACGGATGGGTCATcatctttgtttgcttcatTCACACATTCTGGATCAATCTCTGGGCCGGGTCCTGGGGTATCCTACAGGCAGCTCTGCTTCGAACAACCCTCAAAGGCTCTTCGCTGAGCGCCTTGTCATTCGTCGGTAGTCTCGGTGTAGCCTTGGGTCCCGCGCTCGGAATACCCGCCATCCGAATAGTTCGAATCATCGGAGCTCGTGCAGGCATGACGATTGGAATTGTCATATATGGACTCGGCTGCCTAGCGAGCAGTTGGGCTGTTGGAAGCCTCGTGGGGTTATTCTTCGCCTGTGGAGTCTCATATGGCATTGGATCAGCTTTCACAGACACCTTGTATAATACTCTTCCGGTGTTATGGTTCAAGAAGAGACTTGGATTGGCGAATGGcatcgtcaagcttggtGGCAGTTTTGGGGCTCTCGTTGGAGCTGTTTCAGTTGGCTATCTGACTGAAGGCGTTGGAGTCGCTTGGACCTTTCGGATATTGGGTATTGCGTCCCTCCTTACGGGCATACCCACCGCTCTACTCATCAAGGATCGTGGTGCTCCCCCAGAGTATCCTGTCAAATGGTCTGTCTTCAGAGATGCCTGCTTCTCATGGCATTTCGCGGCTGGCGCAGTTGGGATCTTCCCCATATATGCAccaaccttcttcctcccctACATCAACAATGCTCTTGGGTTCTCAAACTCTACATCCATAGCCACGCTTGCTTGTCTTTTGGTGTGTATGTCGGTAGGCCGAATCCTGACAGGCTATGCGTGCGATAGGGTCGGCTCCATGAATGCCTTGTTCTTTACCTCTCTGGTAAATGCGGTTTCTCTGTTTGCCGTTTGGCCTTTTTCTTCCAACCTGGGATTAGTTCTGTTGTTTTGCATTCTCAACGGCCTGTCAAATGGAGGTTTTGCAGTGGCGATTCCTACCGCCGTCGGTCGTCACTTACCAATCGATGATGCGCCAGGAGCATTGAGTTTGCTTTTCACTGGATGGGCTCCAGGTATAATGGGAGGAAATGCAATATCAGCGGCTCTTATTCAGGTCACGCATGCAGATGTTGCAGAATCCATTGTGCCTTTCCGGCCTGCCATGTACTATTTTGGTGGAACAGCCTTACTTAGTACTGCTTGCGGTCTTGTAGCTCGTTTAATCTATAGCCGCAACATGCGAGTGATTGCTTGATAAGAGGAGGGCTTATGATTATGGTTTTATTTCTCGATTTTACATATTAGCTGGAGGTTAAGTGTTTTCATCATAGACATTCTTTAATACATGGTTTAGCGTGTAAATACTTTGAAAGTTCTTTTAAATTATCCTGGTGTAGTCGTTTGGTGATATTTCTCGCTCAAACTCGGTTACATCTTGGTTGTCAAAACCCTTTCTAGTTTTGAGAGAAGTTACATCAATAACAAGGAAGAATGCCAACCTGGCTATTATTCTAATCAAGATCATCACTAATCCTAAGCAGATTGGAGGAACTTGACCCCGGCTCGGCAATCAGACAATTGGTCGAAGGGTTATTTCGGACTGTTCTATAAAGAAGACTGTACGGAGTGACAATTTGAGACCCGAGGTCGGAAACTTCATCGGACAAACTCCTCTCAACAACGTCCTTTCCTCCAGGTCTTACAGGGGGTTTTGTTAACTGCCGAAACTCAGTTGTTGTCTCCAAACACGTACCGCGAGACCGAAAATGTTGGTTGCTGAACATGCCATTTGGTATAAATCCCAAACAATACCAGCATCATCTTGCCAGATTAACCACCATTAGTCCTGCACTCTCAAGATATCTCATCACAATATCACTTGAATCCAatattcttcatcatccacaATGGCCGCAGCTGTATCTAACGCCCACCATTCCCTGCCTCAAGCAAGACCTTCCTCTGCAGGCCAAAGCCACTCTGATCTTCTCAGAGTTGTCCGATCTGATCAGCCCTTCAAATCAGCGGCCATATCCCTCGTTTCTCTCCCACCTGGAGCCCTATTTGCCAAAATCACCGAGGCAACTCATGCTCCCCGCGCTACCTGGACCTCGTTCCAGACTGGCCGCGATGAGCACATGGAGTTCAACTCTGACATTGTCTACATCAATCACTCCTGCGACCCTAATCTCGTGGTTGATACTGCACGCATGGAGGTTCGCGTGGCAGATGATCGTCATATCGCCAAGGGTGACGAGCTGACTTGGTTCTATCCAAGTGCGGAATGGGAAATGGCTCAGTCGTTCCCTTGTGAATGCGGAACAGAGAGGTGTTTGGTCGCTATTCGTGGCTCACGATATGTTGAGCCCGAGAAGCTGAAGGGGTACTTTTTGAACCAACATATACACGAGCTCATGGAGGAGCAGTAGCTCGAGCATTAATTTGCATTTAAACCTCAGACCTTGTTACTATGTCATGGAACTCACCGTAAAGCCGTGATACTATCTCTATAGTCCAATGATAGTAACAAGATTCTTTTACTTAAACAGTATCGCTTTACAATCTATTGAATCTCAGGAGATTGAAATGAAGGTTTATGGTCTTTGTTGCCTGCATTCACCAACTTGAATTTATCCTTCTCGTTTACAATACCTCTTCTTGCTATTACCTAtcaggatgttgaagattgtCATTGGCTTATTCTGCTTATTGATACATAAACAAAAAGCAGCGGACACTATGAAATACCTGCATAAGCCGACAACCTGAATTCAAAAGTTCTTTTCTGCAAGATGCTTGAATTCATGATCCCTAAGAGGTCTTACGTGGCCTGCATCTTGAGCCTTTTGAgaatactttatttattatagtttaGAAAACCCTCCGAACCCCCTGTTACAGATTTGACAATCCCGGTAACCGGCTTGCATCCAGGATCGACAACACATCTGGGCACATGAAAAAGGAAGCTTCAGGCTGAATATGGACTTCAGAAGTACAATGGTCCCAGACTATAAACAATAATGGAACGAGCTCAATCCTGATGTTGGGAGCcattaatatattattttacCTATACATTTTCCGTCTTCACGCGTTCCAAATCATTTGAGTAAATAGACATCAATTGAACAGAGAAAGAGTGCTGGTCTCAGAGTCATACTTTCGACAAACGTGATTTAGCATTTCCTTCTACCGTCGATGACAACAATGCTCTTCCCCATACGGGTCTCACAGTGCATAACTGTGGATGATCAACGGAACACTGTCTATGATAGATTAGTGAGAAGACACGAGGCTTCCAGATGATCATGACCTTTCGTCGAGTCTCAATTGGTGCGGCAATACCCTTGTTCTGTTGGAGTTACCTCATAACCTTCTTAATGATCACGATGCTTGAGGCTCGGGCTTCGGCGTCCTTGCGAATCGGAAGTAACAAAGTCTAATTTGAGTTCACCGGCATTACGATTCACCACCAGGGAGTACCCACAAAGAGTGGAGGCTCGGGCCGTTGCCGCCCGTTAGTCATGGAAAGCATTAGTGCCAGAGTCAACTCATCTTAATTTAGGTTGGCTATGTATGAGGAGAGGAGAATAGAGAGAAGAGGCATCATCAATTGATTGGCCGATCTAGGCACGGACACCAAGTACCTGTTCCATTCCACCAGTCAGGACCGtgttcttctcctgctcagcATGGTCCGCAGAATAAGCTCTATACTTGATACTGGCCAGAGACTGGGCGGTAACCCTGGACCCATCGGCGTCGACAAAGGTTACGTCGTCCCCGGGACGCAGAAGGTAGGCGATGGAATATCTATGCCCCTCATCACTCGCACGACCATCCCTGACAACCCTGTGAACACAGGAATACAAGGTTTTGCCCGAGAGGAAGCGAAGAGCGTCGCCAACATTGATGACGGCGTCGTTCTCCCGCGGCTCGACCCACTCCCAATTGCCGTTGCTGGGCTCAACAACCTGAAGTCCCCACTCATCGCTAAAGAGAATAGTCAAGGACCCCAGATCGGTATGTTTTTGATGGGTGAGCTTTCCCGGATAGCTCAGCATGGCAAGGATGGTATCAGATGATTTTTCGTGGTCGTGATACTCAAGGAACTGGCCAGGGACGCCTAGAGCCCGAGAGTAGCAGTCCAGCAAAACGTCGACTACACGCTCGCAAAGAGCTACGTAGTCGGGAATGAGAGTTCCAGCCTTCTTGAACAGAGCAGGAAGCGTGGAAGCTAGATTGGTTCCCAAGTCGTGCGTCCCAATCTGTCTTCAAGTCAGTCATGAATCAGCTGAACCGATAATATGCCTTACAGCAAGATGCTCAAAAGATTCATCGGGGCGGCTGGGATCGACGGCAGTGAAGGTGCCCTTTTTGACATATCTAAAAGTCTAATCAGCGCCGAATCACTCATAACTGCGGTCTACTTACCCGCGCGTAGGAACGCCCTTGCTATCAAGTTGCTTGATGTCATCGGGCTGACCAAAATATTCTTTCATCGCCTTGAGaacttccttcttcttcttgggcaGGCCAGCTGCACCACTATGGTCAAAGTCTAGGTAGAAGAATCCGGCTGTACGGCTTGCAGCCATGAGCTTTTCAATCTCTTTCGCATCTCGTCTTTCGAGAGCGGAGTAGTTGATTGTCTCAATGGAGGCAATTGGGATACTGTCAACGGCAGAAGGCATGGCGAACGTTGTTTTAGTTGTTAGAGATATAGAACGGGTTGGTAAGGTCTTAGCAAAGATGTTACAACACAGTCTTGAACTTTTCTATACATTCTGGaaaaatagcttatataGATTACATACTgttactttaatattaagaatatgTGGCTGCATTCTGCACTCAGGGATCAACTTCATTTTCTCCCATGCTAATGGCATATCTTCGCCGATGTTATGACCGGAATGTTACATATCCTCAGCACATGAAACTCGGTCAGGTGAGTGGGAATTGCCGACGCCATCAGACTCCGGCATAAGACAAACTATGCCACGTATATCAATGGACTCTTGATGCAGAGAAAAAGCAAACTTGATACATAATTGGAGTGATTTGTAATGGACTTATGCAGGTGGACTCAAATTCATAATGACCTCGTGTACATTACGCATAAACAGACCGGCAGTAACCGACTACGGCAGATAGAGCTTAAAGGAATCATACGATATCAAGCATACATAGATGCAATGGAACTTCCGAACGCAGTCAGGGATAACTTGTATTCCGGTCCTTACATCCGCTGCGACATCCGCGCCTTGCCTGACAATACACAATATTACGTCCCAGCAATAAGAGATACGGAGCATGGGTTCACGGCCCCGGAGACATTTTCCAGATGTCGATGGGTTTTTGGATGCAAGTGTTAATCCGATGGCTAGTATCAGCCCCAGGGTGATAGTTCTCGACCTTGTCCGAGTCATTATGATGCCGCTGCGACCTTACTTTAGCGGAGTATACATTCTATAGCATATTGATGTGCATTGACGGCCCTCGGCACGGATAATCACATTACATTCGAGAAGTTTCTTATAACTAATACGGGCTTGGATATATCATGCTCGCTTGTATTCTTCTTCACTCACATTAGCATCTACATTGTCAATCTCCGGAACAATGTCTCTTGATTCTCTGTTGCTTTCGCCTTGGGCGCCCTTGGCAGTACTCTTGTGCGGACTGCTGTTCTATATTATTCCCTACTTTTACACCTACAGACACCTGCGAGGAATTCCTGGTCCGCTGCTGGCCCGCTTCTCAAACCTTTGGCTCTTGTATATCTGCCGCCAGTCTAAGCGTTCATACAGTGTATACGACCTCCACGAGCGGCTTGGGCCCGTCGTCAGGATCCAGCCGAACCACGTTAGTATCGTTGACGAAAGGGCCATCAATCTCGTATATGGCCATGGGAATGGGTTGGAAAAGTCGTAAGTTGCACATGCATGTCTTGCTCATGTTCCACTATGCTCACTTCAACAAGATCCTGGTACgattcttccatttctctcaCTCGAAGCATCTTCACGGCGAGGAAACGCGCCGAACATGCTCGGAAGAGAAGGTATATCGCCCATAGCTTCGCCCCCAAGTCGTCTCGTGCGGCCGAAGGGCCCATCGCCGACAAAGTGGAGATTCTGGTCCGTAAGTGGGACGACATAATCGACAAAGGACCGCAGTTTAATGGGTTCACACAACTTGAATGCAGACGATGGTTCACGTAAGTGCTTTCGAGACTGTTTGGCTGACATGCACTAACCTTGCAACTAGATACTTGTCGTTTGACATCACCGGtgatcttctcttcagcgAGCCATTTGGAATGCTTGAGAATCGCTCTGATCTGGTCAAGATTGACAACAAGCCCGGG
It encodes:
- a CDS encoding major facilitator superfamily domain-containing protein, with the protein product MELDPIAIPDPIITEIDTPTEDPDAPPDGGYGWVIIFVCFIHTFWINLWAGSWGILQAALLRTTLKGSSLSALSFVGSLGVALGPALGIPAIRIVRIIGARAGMTIGIVIYGLGCLASSWAVGSLVGLFFACGVSYGIGSAFTDTLYNTLPVLWFKKRLGLANGIVKLGGSFGALVGAVSVGYLTEGVGVAWTFRILGIASLLTGIPTALLIKDRGAPPEYPVKWSVFRDACFSWHFAAGAVGIFPIYAPTFFLPYINNALGFSNSTSIATLACLLVCMSVGRILTGYACDRVGSMNALFFTSLVNAVSLFAVWPFSSNLGLVLLFCILNGLSNGGFAVAIPTAVGRHLPIDDAPGALSLLFTGWAPGIMGGNAISAALIQVTHADVAESIVPFRPAMYYFGGTALLSTACGLVARLIYSRNMRVIA